AAGTAAACAAGAAATTGAAAATATCCCGAAAACCAATAAATACTTTTTTCTCCAAAAACCATTTGAGAGTGTTGAGTGGAAAAAATTAATTGATAGTATCTTAGATATTCATGAAATGAAAGAAAAAGAGGCTATTCATATAGACATAAAATCTACTGAAATTGAAAACTATATGAAAGAATTAATTGATAAATGGGTTAAAGAACAAGCTCCAAAATATGCGAAAGATGTTATTAGAGAAGAAATATTGAAATTAATTAGCTAAGAAACTTTGTAGTAAGAAGGCAGATTTCCAATTTTCTTTTCTTTTTCTTTTAAAGAATTCGGAATTTTTTCAATACTAAATGCAACCCAAAGTTTTAAATGAATTGTTGATTCTGTTTTAGTATATTCAACCCCAATTATTTTTTCAAATTTTTTATCTAAATTATTAATATTCACACTATTTGGTAAAATAACTTCTACATAAATGACATCATCCCATACTATTGACAGACTTGGATAAACTTTAGATTCTGAAGAAATATATAATGCTTCATCAAGGAAGTTAAAAATAGCTGTTGTTGTATGTGTTTCATTTTGTAACCAGGTATACAAATGAACAGATTCCTTTGGAACTCTAACTACTTTTATTGGATGAATTTTTTCATATTTTATGCGGTATTTTAGAAATATTTTTCTTAAAATAGGTGCCATTATCTTTTCAGTAGTTGACTGAGATTTAGAAAATTCAAACCATGAAAAACCAGCAAAAGATGAGAATTTTTTATCTTTTTTAATCATTCTAATAGAAAACATATTTATTTCCCAAATGACATGGGGCTCATCAAAAGTTAATGAGTAAAAACTTGAAAATTGACCAAACCATTCGAGTTTAGAAAAATCATAATCATTATTTTCTTTATTAATTTTACCAAGGTACCTAAAATGAAAGCGAGATTCTTTAAAATGAACAATCAAAATATAGACTAAACCAATAAGAGCGGCTATAAATAGTAAAACATCTCTTATTAATACGTCTTGGTCCAGTGATTGCATTTTAGAAAAGCCCCCATATTCTTTGTGTTCGGATAAAATAGAGGGTTTTTGAACAATTTTTTAATGTTTTTTATTAAAAAAGTTCGATAAAACGATGAACTTCTTTGGATAAAATATCGATTTTATTTAAAGTTCTTTGATATGCTGCTTGTGTATCAGTTTCTTTAGTGCAAACAGATAGATAAAATTTAAGTTTTGGCTCTGTTCCGCTCGGACGCATAGATATTTTACTGCCATCTGTAAGTAAAAATTGGAGTACATTAGATTTTGGAATTTGATATTTTACTTGTGTTTCTGGAATTAAATAGTCAATAATATTAACTACTTTTTCTCCGCACCATTCCATAAGAGGCTTTTCTCGCATCGTCTGCATCATCTTAGAAATTTTTAGTGAACCTTCTTCTCCATAAAGATCTACATTGATGAGATGCTCTTGCCAAGCTCCATATTTCTCAAAAATTTCAAATAGATATTCGCATAGTGATTTGTTTTGACCTTCAATAAAGGCAAGCATTTCTGCAGCTTGACACATTGCACCGATGGCATCTTTATCTCTTACGTTATTATTAGGCATGTACCCAAAGCTCTCTTCAGTACCAAATAGATATTCAAAGCCATTTTTTTCTTTTTCCCATTTTTGGACTAGTCCAGCAATCCATTTAAAACCCGTTAAAGTATTAAAACAATCTACTCCATATGAATTACAAATATTTGCAACTAAGTCTGAAGTAACAATTGTTTTTATTATTTTGTGTTGAGGTTTTAAAATGCCAGAATTTTTTCTAGCGGATAAAATAAAATCGATAATTAAGCAAGCGGTTTGATTTCCATTAAGAATTATGTAGTCATCTTTAGCTTGAGATTTCATTAATCCTTTTGACATATTAGGATCAAAAACAGCTATTCCAAGCCTATCGGAATCAGGATCTGTGGCGAATATATATTTTGAGTTTCTTTTTTTAGCATAAGATATTGCTAAAGATAAAGCATCGGCTTCTTCGGGGTTAGGTTTTTTTACAGTTGGAAAATTACCATTTGGTTCACCTTGTTCAGGAACAACGAACACATTTTTAAAACCAAAATTATTTAAGGCTCTTAAAGTTGGTATTTTACCAGTGCCATGTAATGGTGTATAAACAATTTCAAAATCTTTTTTTGAGTTATCCTTTAAAATGCTTAAATTTTGTAAATCATTAAAATAATCATCAATAGTATTTTCAGATATGAATTGAATAAAACCTTGATCAATACCTTGTGAAAAAGAAATATATTTTGCGTCAGAATAATTTTTTAATGCAA
This is a stretch of genomic DNA from Pigmentibacter ruber. It encodes these proteins:
- a CDS encoding phospho-sugar mutase, whose translation is MLQETLNELTASNFSMLNDCFDKISAWLNDSSINDEDKQEILSLIKNKKTEELRDRFYRDLEFGTGGMRGVLGMGANRLNKYVIRRAVQGVANYIKKFGSEGCSRGVAIAHDSRNFSNEFAKEAACVLAANGIKSYLFPTLQTTPCLSFAIRRLNCISGFCITASHNPPQYNGIKVYWEYGSQIISPQDEEILSHVFALKNYSDAKYISFSQGIDQGFIQFISENTIDDYFNDLQNLSILKDNSKKDFEIVYTPLHGTGKIPTLRALNNFGFKNVFVVPEQGEPNGNFPTVKKPNPEEADALSLAISYAKKRNSKYIFATDPDSDRLGIAVFDPNMSKGLMKSQAKDDYIILNGNQTACLIIDFILSARKNSGILKPQHKIIKTIVTSDLVANICNSYGVDCFNTLTGFKWIAGLVQKWEKEKNGFEYLFGTEESFGYMPNNNVRDKDAIGAMCQAAEMLAFIEGQNKSLCEYLFEIFEKYGAWQEHLINVDLYGEEGSLKISKMMQTMREKPLMEWCGEKVVNIIDYLIPETQVKYQIPKSNVLQFLLTDGSKISMRPSGTEPKLKFYLSVCTKETDTQAAYQRTLNKIDILSKEVHRFIELF